Proteins found in one Methanospirillum hungatei JF-1 genomic segment:
- the mtrH gene encoding tetrahydromethanopterin S-methyltransferase subunit H has translation MFMFEKEQTVLDFNGYKIGGQPGEYPRVLGASIFYNKHETVLDEHTGKIDKAKAEALWNRCLELYDATGHWYFCQIIAEFGEAFESYIDWFCTIDDQFPFLMDSSAPAALAHACKYVTEAGCADRAVYNSINGSIGPENIEAIKKSDVDAAIVLAFNPGDPSVRGREKVLAEGGVAGQEKSMMAIAEECGIKRPILDTAATPLGLGSGGSFREILACKAIHGLPTGGAYHNMTVSWTWLKRWRKSGILERYKDAGTLLEQMGHHHFGGVEGIRQAAWSSADIGCNIMAATLGADLIMFGPIENCEATATAMAFSDIVLAETLRELGGDVKIDKHPINMLV, from the coding sequence ATGTTCATGTTTGAAAAGGAACAGACGGTCCTTGATTTCAATGGATACAAGATCGGAGGACAGCCGGGAGAATATCCACGTGTCCTCGGTGCATCGATATTCTACAACAAACACGAGACCGTGCTCGATGAGCACACTGGAAAGATTGATAAAGCAAAAGCAGAGGCACTCTGGAACCGTTGTCTTGAACTCTACGACGCAACCGGTCACTGGTACTTCTGTCAGATCATCGCTGAATTCGGAGAAGCCTTCGAGAGCTACATCGACTGGTTCTGTACCATCGATGACCAGTTCCCATTCCTGATGGACTCCTCTGCACCGGCAGCATTGGCACATGCCTGTAAATATGTGACTGAAGCAGGCTGTGCAGACCGTGCAGTCTACAACTCCATCAACGGTTCCATCGGACCGGAGAACATCGAGGCAATCAAGAAAAGTGATGTGGATGCAGCAATTGTGCTGGCATTCAACCCAGGTGACCCAAGTGTCCGTGGGCGTGAGAAAGTGCTCGCAGAAGGTGGCGTTGCCGGTCAGGAGAAGTCCATGATGGCAATTGCAGAGGAATGTGGAATCAAGCGTCCAATCCTCGACACTGCAGCAACTCCGCTCGGCCTTGGTTCCGGTGGTTCATTCCGTGAGATCCTTGCCTGTAAGGCAATCCACGGTCTCCCAACCGGTGGCGCATACCACAACATGACCGTATCCTGGACCTGGCTCAAGCGCTGGAGAAAGAGCGGTATCCTTGAACGATACAAAGACGCAGGAACCCTCCTTGAACAGATGGGACACCACCACTTTGGCGGTGTTGAAGGTATCCGTCAGGCTGCCTGGTCCTCTGCTGACATCGGTTGTAACATTATGGCAGCAACCCTTGGTGCTGACCTTATCATGTTCGGTCCAATCGAGAACTGTGAGGCAACCGCAACTGCAATGGCATTCAGTGACATTGTTCTTGCAGAGACCCTCCGTGAACTCGGTGGGGATGTAAAGATAGATAAGCACCCAATCAACATGCTGGTTTAA
- a CDS encoding DUF2124 domain-containing protein: MGQTTYQGVPGILRPFKDYIEKRSLPAGSEIVFYGVPGTCTPFVELLCFAIRSLSLTCIFVPYTEEEKAQKLTIKPDVGFQASEAYPPKNPSFLVIMGGLAMPNMPVTADDVASVMKKWNGAGAIGICFMHMFEKAGWLDKMHFDLLIDADISVDVTSD, translated from the coding sequence ATGGGACAGACTACGTATCAGGGGGTCCCCGGTATTCTAAGACCCTTTAAAGACTATATTGAAAAAAGGTCACTTCCTGCAGGTTCAGAGATTGTGTTCTACGGGGTGCCCGGTACCTGCACACCATTTGTTGAATTACTCTGTTTTGCTATCCGGTCACTTTCTCTGACCTGTATCTTTGTGCCTTACACCGAAGAGGAAAAAGCCCAGAAGCTGACAATAAAACCGGATGTCGGTTTTCAGGCATCAGAGGCATATCCACCGAAAAATCCTTCCTTCCTTGTCATCATGGGAGGGCTGGCCATGCCAAATATGCCGGTCACCGCAGACGATGTTGCATCGGTGATGAAAAAATGGAACGGAGCAGGGGCAATTGGGATCTGCTTTATGCACATGTTTGAAAAGGCAGGCTGGCTTGATAAGATGCACTTTGATCTTCTTATCGACGCCGATATATCAGTAGATGTGACTTCTGATTAA
- the mtrB gene encoding tetrahydromethanopterin S-methyltransferase subunit MtrB: MTWIPVLPDFGLGCDVFAGFVTQQGESLAPIVEQVNKLEKVTDDIVGMLSGEGSFLESFPNREKSLVFAGGITAMFYGLAVGLLVAGIIVLALM; this comes from the coding sequence ATGACGTGGATTCCGGTTCTTCCTGACTTCGGTCTTGGATGTGATGTATTTGCAGGATTCGTCACCCAGCAGGGTGAGTCTCTGGCACCAATCGTAGAACAGGTGAACAAGCTGGAGAAAGTCACTGACGATATTGTTGGTATGCTCTCCGGTGAGGGTAGTTTCCTTGAGAGCTTCCCGAACCGTGAGAAGTCACTGGTATTCGCTGGTGGAATCACGGCCATGTTCTATGGACTTGCTGTAGGACTCCTGGTCGCCGGAATCATCGTTCTGGCTTTGATGTGA
- a CDS encoding ArsR family transcriptional regulator, translating into MEFERLPPSAKLVYKVLETGEPLTQKAIIEKTRLPPRTVRYAIRRLKMNAMLKERLSFMDARQSIYSISESDQAVVMG; encoded by the coding sequence TTGGAATTTGAGCGTCTTCCACCATCTGCGAAGCTGGTGTATAAAGTGCTTGAGACTGGTGAACCTCTCACTCAGAAAGCAATTATAGAAAAGACAAGGCTCCCGCCAAGAACTGTTCGGTATGCAATCCGAAGGCTCAAGATGAATGCAATGCTGAAGGAACGATTAAGTTTCATGGATGCACGTCAAAGCATCTATAGCATTTCAGAATCAGACCAGGCGGTTGTAATGGGGTAG
- a CDS encoding NifB/NifX family molybdenum-iron cluster-binding protein, with protein sequence MIVCIPSRGSTADSQMDDRFGRAPYFAFFDTDTNSVRVEQNPHAGGSGGVGPMAAQFLVKNNVQILIAPRLGGNADEALKASGITVIMQNPDVTVQAAYNAWKANPENNS encoded by the coding sequence ATGATAGTATGTATCCCCTCACGGGGTTCAACAGCAGACTCCCAGATGGATGATCGATTTGGTCGTGCACCGTATTTTGCCTTTTTTGACACTGATACAAATTCAGTCAGAGTAGAGCAGAATCCCCACGCAGGAGGATCAGGTGGCGTTGGTCCGATGGCTGCACAGTTTCTGGTAAAAAATAATGTACAGATTCTCATTGCACCACGGCTTGGTGGAAATGCAGATGAAGCTCTGAAAGCATCAGGTATCACAGTCATCATGCAAAACCCGGATGTGACGGTCCAGGCAGCATATAATGCATGGAAAGCGAACCCAGAGAACAACTCTTAA
- the mtrA gene encoding tetrahydromethanopterin S-methyltransferase subunit A, which produces MADKGEAASGWPIVQGDFHTGDSKSPVAVVTMGSHLDEGAICSAGAAIAGSCKTENLGLEKVIANVISNPNIRFVITCGTEVKGHLSGQSLIALHQNGVDGGKIVGSKGAIPFIENLTGDHIKRFQEQVEIVDIMESEDIGAISAKINELKARDPGVFPGGPMVVEIKEEGGGGGAAASATANPQFLEIEAKLDAIESKLEFVEGEIAQRVGRKVGRDIGILYGVVAGLMSYIIITELLPKLLEILAK; this is translated from the coding sequence ATGGCAGACAAGGGAGAGGCCGCCTCCGGATGGCCAATTGTCCAGGGTGACTTCCACACCGGTGACTCAAAGAGCCCGGTCGCAGTTGTTACCATGGGTTCCCACCTTGACGAAGGTGCAATCTGCAGTGCAGGAGCAGCTATTGCTGGATCCTGTAAGACTGAAAACCTCGGTCTGGAGAAGGTCATTGCAAACGTCATCTCCAACCCGAATATCCGGTTTGTAATTACCTGTGGAACAGAAGTCAAGGGTCACCTTTCCGGACAGAGCTTAATCGCCCTTCACCAGAATGGTGTAGACGGCGGTAAAATCGTCGGATCAAAAGGAGCAATTCCGTTCATCGAGAACCTCACCGGAGATCACATTAAGAGGTTCCAGGAACAGGTCGAGATCGTTGACATCATGGAGTCTGAGGATATCGGAGCAATTTCAGCAAAGATCAATGAGCTGAAAGCACGGGATCCCGGAGTCTTCCCTGGTGGACCAATGGTTGTCGAGATCAAGGAGGAGGGTGGAGGCGGTGGAGCAGCCGCATCTGCAACTGCAAACCCGCAGTTCCTTGAGATCGAGGCTAAGCTGGACGCAATCGAAAGCAAACTCGAATTTGTCGAGGGTGAGATTGCCCAGCGTGTCGGCCGGAAAGTCGGACGCGATATTGGTATACTCTACGGTGTCGTAGCCGGACTTATGTCATACATCATAATAACGGAATTACTTCCGAAACTGCTCGAGATACTCGCAAAATAA
- a CDS encoding tetrahydromethanopterin S-methyltransferase subunit F, translating into MSDEKKSGPIRMAAIDAMMADMKYKGQILARTNKLESGIMGAGIIGFAIGLAFALILVVPVILMGGV; encoded by the coding sequence GTGTCAGATGAGAAGAAGTCAGGGCCAATACGTATGGCTGCAATTGATGCCATGATGGCCGACATGAAATACAAGGGACAGATCCTTGCACGTACCAACAAGCTTGAATCCGGTATCATGGGTGCAGGAATTATCGGATTTGCAATCGGTCTTGCATTTGCCCTTATCCTGGTTGTGCCCGTAATTCTGATGGGAGGAGTCTGA
- a CDS encoding methyl-coenzyme M reductase glutamine C-methyltransferase, with translation MRSRKSDVMVGAPGLYTYGAMRIGGIIRDAGFHPQITRNISQIHGDQVFLSLFSTLHLLDPAVKEVVKRIQQKGGECIIGGPVSSGPEMVLGELHPDLVVCGEGEEAVRCILDRTGDQTDHADCPNCAYIEDGRVIKTEQKRAQDLSFPLPLIPDDIAAQDIRGAQTYIETHRGCFGRCGFCQVPRVFGRRIRSRELDEILKEVKAFQKKGVRRLALIGGTGSLYRSKEGEVNSDAFISLLEGISSIMGPKNVSCPDIRADCLTDEVLEAVRAHTIGWIFFGIESGSEKMLGLMQKGIPIDKVRDAIEQCRQYGVKPAGSFITGYPGEEEEDFQATKDLMEELTLDDVFISIAEPIPSTPLAEVVCSQNPDMDLVSVPHTGEYAGLHLSEAEARAFDLMLHADMCRPVPRITQDVHYNAYLEEARKQGADIRNVTRLIRRYYSA, from the coding sequence ATGAGAAGCCGGAAATCGGATGTGATGGTCGGTGCTCCCGGCCTGTATACCTATGGAGCGATGCGGATAGGAGGAATAATTCGAGATGCCGGATTTCACCCACAGATTACCCGCAATATTTCACAAATACACGGTGATCAGGTTTTTCTCAGCCTGTTTAGTACTCTTCATCTGCTGGATCCAGCGGTGAAAGAGGTCGTCAAACGAATACAACAGAAAGGGGGGGAGTGCATCATCGGTGGTCCGGTCTCTTCAGGGCCGGAGATGGTCCTTGGAGAACTGCATCCTGACCTTGTTGTCTGTGGTGAAGGGGAAGAGGCTGTCAGATGCATTCTTGATCGGACAGGTGATCAGACAGACCATGCTGATTGTCCAAATTGTGCATACATTGAAGATGGTCGGGTTATAAAAACCGAACAGAAACGGGCTCAGGATCTCTCCTTCCCGCTCCCCCTCATACCGGATGATATCGCAGCCCAGGATATCAGGGGCGCCCAGACCTATATCGAAACCCATCGGGGATGTTTTGGCCGGTGTGGGTTCTGTCAGGTGCCACGGGTTTTTGGCAGACGGATACGAAGCAGGGAGCTTGATGAAATCCTGAAGGAAGTCAAGGCATTTCAGAAGAAAGGAGTCAGAAGGCTTGCCCTTATTGGAGGTACCGGATCATTATACCGGTCAAAGGAGGGTGAAGTCAATTCTGATGCATTCATCAGCCTCCTTGAGGGTATTTCCTCAATCATGGGCCCCAAAAATGTTTCATGTCCGGATATCCGGGCTGACTGCCTTACCGATGAAGTGCTTGAAGCAGTCAGGGCACACACCATCGGATGGATATTTTTTGGCATAGAATCGGGGAGTGAAAAGATGCTTGGCCTGATGCAAAAGGGCATACCCATTGACAAGGTCCGGGATGCCATTGAACAATGCAGACAGTACGGAGTAAAACCTGCCGGGAGTTTCATTACCGGATACCCGGGAGAGGAAGAAGAGGACTTCCAGGCAACAAAGGATCTGATGGAAGAACTCACTCTTGATGATGTGTTCATCTCAATCGCCGAACCAATACCCAGTACTCCCCTGGCTGAAGTTGTTTGCTCTCAAAATCCGGACATGGATCTGGTATCCGTCCCGCACACCGGCGAATATGCCGGACTTCATCTCTCAGAAGCAGAGGCACGGGCATTTGATCTGATGCTGCATGCTGACATGTGCCGGCCAGTCCCCCGGATTACTCAGGATGTGCACTATAATGCCTACCTTGAAGAGGCTAGAAAACAGGGAGCGGATATCAGGAACGTGACCAGACTGATTCGGAGATATTATTCTGCTTAA
- the mtrA gene encoding tetrahydromethanopterin S-methyltransferase subunit A, with amino-acid sequence MANKKSPASGWPIVQGDFHTGDPNSPVAVVTMGSHLDEGAICSAGAAIAGSCKTENLGLEKVIANVISNPNIRFVITCGTEVKGHLSGQSLIALHQNGVDGGKIVGSKGAIPFIENLSADNIKRFQEQVELVDIMESEDLGAISAKIKELTARDPGAFDAEAMIVEIKEEGGGAAEEGGEVRPMSAEVALIHARMKTIQRTITDIGFYDKYAAGVYGGKVEGLMIGLIVSFVIIGLLLVGHGVS; translated from the coding sequence ATGGCAAACAAGAAATCACCAGCCAGTGGATGGCCAATTGTCCAGGGTGACTTCCATACCGGTGACCCAAACAGCCCGGTGGCAGTTGTTACCATGGGATCCCACCTCGATGAAGGTGCAATCTGCAGTGCAGGAGCAGCCATCGCCGGATCCTGTAAAACTGAAAACCTCGGTCTGGAGAAAGTCATTGCAAATGTCATCTCCAACCCGAACATCAGGTTTGTCATAACCTGCGGTACTGAGGTTAAGGGACACCTCTCCGGTCAGAGTCTTATCGCACTTCACCAGAACGGTGTAGACGGCGGAAAAATCGTTGGATCAAAGGGAGCAATTCCGTTCATCGAGAACCTTTCCGCTGACAACATCAAACGGTTCCAGGAACAGGTCGAATTAGTCGACATCATGGAATCCGAAGATCTCGGAGCAATTTCAGCAAAGATCAAGGAACTGACTGCCCGCGATCCAGGTGCATTCGACGCTGAAGCCATGATCGTTGAGATCAAGGAAGAAGGTGGCGGAGCAGCAGAAGAGGGTGGCGAAGTCAGACCAATGTCTGCCGAAGTCGCTCTGATTCATGCACGGATGAAAACAATCCAGCGGACGATTACCGATATTGGTTTCTACGACAAGTACGCTGCCGGTGTATACGGTGGTAAAGTCGAAGGACTTATGATCGGTCTTATCGTCTCGTTTGTGATTATAGGACTCCTGCTTGTAGGACACGGGGTGAGTTAA
- the mtrE gene encoding tetrahydromethanopterin S-methyltransferase subunit E codes for MEEIVLGIGITALAGAFATVAGAAEDTESDIGSQGDPNSQVQLAPQMGYIHRIFNKAISGEPPAYGAWCAIGAGVAWALMQINYNPALAIILGSVIAVFVQGIYCTSGYLGRIASLAKFQQPVYIDIIKSLLSVTMAHAFVAIFCTVAMCYLMASALHHPFALPLLGLVWGIALGAAGSATGNPFYGKERQYQNQKYGAGVPISASGNIVRYAEAGQRSSLDNGWFTTKFAGPASGICFGLIVFLELWRTVLFEKMMGGWGAIIMGVVLILVFTFIDRWVEVWGRKTYGPYTTEEASS; via the coding sequence ATGGAAGAGATTGTATTAGGCATTGGTATTACTGCATTAGCGGGAGCTTTTGCCACAGTTGCCGGTGCTGCGGAAGATACTGAATCTGATATCGGATCACAGGGTGACCCGAACTCACAGGTTCAGCTCGCTCCGCAGATGGGTTACATTCACCGCATCTTTAACAAGGCAATCTCCGGAGAGCCACCAGCATATGGAGCATGGTGTGCCATCGGAGCAGGTGTTGCCTGGGCATTGATGCAGATTAACTACAACCCGGCACTTGCTATTATTCTCGGTTCAGTTATCGCCGTATTTGTACAGGGAATCTACTGTACTTCCGGTTATCTTGGCCGTATAGCAAGTCTTGCAAAGTTCCAGCAGCCGGTATACATTGACATCATCAAGTCATTGTTATCGGTCACTATGGCACATGCGTTCGTCGCGATCTTTTGTACGGTCGCGATGTGTTACCTGATGGCATCAGCACTCCATCATCCGTTCGCACTCCCCCTGCTCGGACTGGTGTGGGGTATTGCGCTTGGTGCCGCAGGATCTGCAACCGGAAATCCATTCTACGGAAAAGAACGTCAGTACCAGAATCAGAAGTATGGTGCAGGTGTTCCGATCTCCGCATCTGGAAACATCGTCCGATATGCAGAAGCAGGACAGCGTTCCTCCCTTGACAATGGCTGGTTCACCACCAAGTTTGCCGGTCCGGCATCTGGTATCTGTTTCGGTCTGATTGTCTTCCTCGAACTCTGGCGTACCGTCCTCTTTGAGAAGATGATGGGCGGATGGGGAGCAATCATCATGGGAGTTGTTCTGATTCTTGTCTTCACATTCATCGACCGCTGGGTTGAAGTGTGGGGCCGCAAGACCTACGGACCATACACCACCGAGGAGGCCTCGTCATGA
- a CDS encoding Mrp/NBP35 family ATP-binding protein has translation MQSEAEKKSPERAQIDASHVILVLSGKGGVGKSTVSVNIANALAIRGKQVGLLDLDIHGPNVPKMLGLEDHQLLSENNKIVPVRVSEKLQVVSMAFLLPHRNSPVIWRGPMKSNAIRQFLVDTAWEPLDYLIVDLPPGTGDEALTIAQIAPNITGTIIVTSPQAVSTLDSSKAITFSRDLGMEVLGVVENMSGYICPSCGEAVDIFGKGGGEDIAREMGVPYLGGIPLDIDIRRSGDEGWAFVGKVKESPAWRSIDTIIDTLLARIEST, from the coding sequence ATGCAATCTGAAGCAGAAAAAAAATCCCCGGAGCGTGCACAAATTGACGCCAGTCACGTAATTCTCGTTCTCTCAGGAAAGGGTGGAGTAGGGAAATCCACCGTTTCAGTAAATATTGCAAACGCCCTTGCGATACGAGGCAAACAGGTAGGCCTTTTGGACCTGGATATTCATGGTCCGAATGTTCCAAAGATGCTGGGATTAGAAGATCATCAGTTACTTTCCGAAAACAATAAAATTGTGCCGGTACGGGTATCTGAAAAACTTCAGGTTGTATCCATGGCATTTCTCCTTCCTCACAGAAACTCTCCCGTCATCTGGCGGGGGCCCATGAAATCGAACGCCATACGCCAGTTTTTAGTGGACACAGCCTGGGAACCTCTTGATTATCTTATTGTGGATCTCCCTCCGGGAACCGGCGATGAGGCTCTTACGATCGCCCAGATTGCACCAAATATCACCGGAACGATCATTGTCACCTCCCCTCAGGCGGTATCAACCCTTGATTCATCAAAAGCCATTACATTTAGCAGGGATTTAGGGATGGAAGTTCTTGGTGTTGTTGAAAACATGAGCGGGTATATCTGCCCTTCCTGTGGAGAAGCGGTGGATATCTTTGGAAAAGGCGGGGGAGAAGATATTGCCCGGGAGATGGGCGTTCCGTATCTGGGGGGAATCCCGTTGGATATAGATATTCGTCGATCCGGTGATGAGGGATGGGCATTCGTAGGGAAAGTAAAGGAAAGCCCGGCCTGGAGATCAATAGATACTATTATTGACACGCTGCTCGCTCGGATAGAATCCACATGA
- the mtrD gene encoding tetrahydromethanopterin S-methyltransferase subunit D, with translation MSALGGKAAGGEGINPTGSVVGIVILLVSIAATYALGFSIVPLIGIIIGGALIGFGVHFVPVGGAPAAMGQAPGIATGVAMLAAGAGLAGLFGGAWAYEATGDFAVAVAGGAVGGGLMMAITCLMVNATYVFAMGIPAASGKIAKDPITGDTFPEYKSQGTEGHGLPFISFFGGVVGGFIAGLGGTLIYIELLDVYHTGLPAIMQANPEAIEPLAVSLAGIFAIGFFLVNAVLAAYNITGTIEGPHDPKFKRVPRAIIGCAVASAFCGLISMLIVLNTGM, from the coding sequence ATGAGTGCACTCGGAGGTAAGGCAGCCGGCGGTGAAGGGATAAACCCAACCGGATCTGTCGTTGGTATAGTTATTCTCCTCGTCTCGATCGCTGCAACATACGCACTTGGTTTCTCTATCGTTCCTCTTATCGGAATAATAATCGGTGGAGCACTCATTGGATTTGGCGTTCACTTTGTGCCAGTCGGTGGTGCTCCGGCAGCAATGGGACAGGCACCCGGTATCGCTACCGGTGTCGCTATGCTTGCCGCTGGTGCCGGTCTTGCAGGTCTCTTCGGTGGGGCCTGGGCATATGAGGCAACCGGGGACTTTGCAGTAGCAGTCGCTGGTGGAGCCGTCGGTGGAGGTCTTATGATGGCCATCACCTGTCTGATGGTCAACGCCACCTATGTCTTCGCAATGGGTATCCCTGCAGCATCTGGTAAGATTGCCAAGGATCCAATCACCGGAGACACCTTCCCTGAATATAAATCACAGGGAACTGAAGGACATGGTCTGCCATTCATCTCATTCTTCGGAGGAGTTGTTGGTGGATTTATCGCCGGTCTTGGCGGAACCCTGATTTACATCGAACTTCTCGATGTCTACCATACAGGACTGCCAGCAATTATGCAGGCCAATCCGGAAGCAATCGAACCTCTGGCAGTATCACTCGCCGGAATCTTTGCTATCGGATTCTTCCTGGTAAACGCAGTACTGGCAGCATATAACATCACCGGAACTATCGAAGGACCGCATGACCCCAAATTCAAGCGTGTTCCACGGGCAATTATCGGTTGTGCAGTCGCATCAGCCTTTTGTGGCCTGATTTCGATGCTGATTGTATTAAACACGGGGATGTGA
- the cysS gene encoding cysteine--tRNA ligase, whose protein sequence is MQLYSTLSRMVEPFQTLYPDRVSLFVCGPTVYNYPHLGHARTYVVFDVLAKYLRWTGQEVLYIQNITDVDDKIINRAQEEKISQKDLARKFEREYIKDMLSLGIDSVSYHARATTHIPEIINQIERLVGIGVGYITETGVYFNIDSFPRNGELSGQSKDKRISRVTDTKKHNPADFVLWKRGEYGEYTWDSPWGRGRPGWHIEDTAITEKYFGQQYDIHGGGLDLIFPHHEAEIAQMESLEGKHPMVRYWMHTGFLTVEGEKMSKSLGNFIKIQDALKTWDKDIIRYFILLSHYRSPLQVSEEGLLNAKKALEHIRAIAITDNGPYPEGRDAFIAAMESDLNTPNAIAAIHALAAHGDLEALIEYGEILGIRFLPETSAPLSILQDIRAELRASKQFEIADMIRKKIADAGIQVTDPPLKPLK, encoded by the coding sequence ATGCAACTGTATAGTACCTTATCCAGAATGGTCGAGCCATTCCAGACACTCTATCCTGATCGGGTTTCGCTCTTTGTCTGTGGTCCGACGGTATACAATTATCCGCATCTTGGTCATGCACGGACCTATGTGGTCTTTGATGTACTGGCAAAGTATCTCCGTTGGACCGGGCAGGAGGTACTGTATATCCAGAATATAACCGATGTCGATGATAAAATCATCAACCGGGCACAAGAAGAGAAAATTTCACAAAAAGATCTTGCAAGGAAGTTTGAGCGTGAATACATAAAAGATATGCTCTCACTTGGCATTGATTCGGTGAGTTATCACGCCCGGGCAACAACCCACATCCCGGAAATCATCAACCAGATAGAGCGACTGGTGGGGATTGGTGTTGGATATATCACAGAAACCGGTGTCTACTTTAACATTGATTCATTTCCCAGAAACGGGGAATTATCCGGGCAATCAAAGGATAAACGAATCAGCCGGGTTACTGACACCAAAAAACACAATCCTGCAGATTTTGTATTATGGAAGCGGGGAGAATATGGTGAATATACCTGGGACTCTCCGTGGGGAAGAGGCCGTCCGGGCTGGCATATTGAGGATACTGCCATTACTGAGAAATATTTCGGCCAGCAGTATGATATCCATGGCGGCGGGCTGGATCTTATCTTCCCCCACCATGAAGCCGAGATAGCCCAGATGGAATCACTTGAGGGGAAACATCCGATGGTCAGGTACTGGATGCATACCGGATTTTTGACCGTTGAGGGGGAAAAGATGTCAAAATCCCTGGGAAATTTCATCAAAATTCAGGATGCTCTCAAAACATGGGACAAAGATATCATCAGGTACTTTATTCTCCTCTCCCACTACCGCTCACCGCTCCAGGTATCCGAAGAAGGTCTCCTCAATGCAAAAAAAGCCCTGGAACACATCCGTGCTATCGCAATAACCGACAATGGTCCCTATCCTGAAGGACGGGATGCATTTATCGCAGCTATGGAATCTGATCTCAATACGCCGAATGCTATTGCAGCAATCCATGCCCTTGCAGCACATGGTGATCTCGAAGCGTTAATTGAATATGGAGAGATCCTTGGCATTCGGTTCCTCCCCGAAACCAGTGCTCCGCTCAGTATCCTTCAGGATATCAGGGCAGAATTACGTGCCTCAAAACAGTTCGAAATCGCTGATATGATTCGGAAAAAAATTGCTGATGCAGGCATACAAGTTACGGATCCCCCCTTGAAACCCTTGAAATAG
- the mtrC gene encoding tetrahydromethanopterin S-methyltransferase subunit MtrC, producing MTAKMEASAGAISENTLMIYGIVVALVGTYLTYLNVVTGMAVFSFFGGIGAIAAIWWGSDTIKHLCSYGLGTGVPSAGMVAFGAGAIAMIAGTKFGIASPIVTLILAAIIGAVIGYIANNVINMNIPVMIFSLMKLSIVGALTMLGFAAMCTGTFMFNGLVIGGMTLSMEPAGEAAAGGAQTFMVTVLPEFAGSLIGGSALAVIFFLGAMALQHPFNACLGPNESQDRTLMLAIEVGFLSMFVVAVISYAFLDMMAATVGLIISLIGWIYTYKQYIALSKRDAYAWLDAKPIIEVGGHE from the coding sequence ATGACAGCAAAAATGGAAGCTTCAGCAGGGGCGATATCTGAAAACACCCTGATGATCTACGGAATTGTCGTCGCCTTAGTCGGCACATACCTCACATATCTCAATGTTGTAACTGGCATGGCCGTTTTCTCCTTCTTTGGTGGGATCGGTGCCATTGCAGCAATCTGGTGGGGTTCTGACACAATCAAGCACCTGTGCAGTTATGGTCTTGGTACTGGTGTTCCGTCTGCCGGAATGGTAGCATTCGGAGCTGGTGCAATAGCCATGATTGCAGGGACAAAATTTGGAATAGCATCACCGATTGTAACACTGATCCTTGCAGCCATTATTGGAGCAGTGATCGGGTACATCGCAAACAACGTCATTAACATGAACATTCCGGTTATGATCTTTTCACTCATGAAATTATCAATCGTCGGAGCGCTGACCATGCTCGGATTTGCCGCTATGTGCACCGGCACCTTCATGTTCAATGGTCTTGTTATCGGTGGGATGACTCTCTCCATGGAACCAGCAGGAGAAGCTGCAGCCGGAGGAGCCCAGACATTCATGGTAACCGTATTACCTGAATTTGCAGGGTCACTCATCGGTGGATCAGCTCTTGCAGTGATCTTCTTCCTTGGTGCAATGGCTCTGCAGCACCCGTTCAATGCCTGTCTTGGCCCGAACGAGTCACAGGACAGAACCCTTATGCTCGCCATCGAAGTCGGATTCCTTTCCATGTTCGTTGTAGCCGTTATATCCTATGCATTCCTTGACATGATGGCCGCAACTGTTGGATTGATAATCTCACTGATTGGGTGGATATACACCTACAAGCAGTACATTGCACTGTCCAAGCGTGATGCATATGCATGGCTTGATGCAAAGCCAATCATTGAAGTCGGAGGTCATGAGTAA